From a region of the Paenibacillus sp. R14(2021) genome:
- a CDS encoding chromate transporter codes for MRTNQVWQLYMSMARTGIVGFGGGPSVIPLIRHEAVKRHQWMTDDEFAEVLAIANTLPGPIATKMAAYLGHRLLGAGGAIGSVLAHILPSGLAILALYTIATQLAGSHIVSMMIAAVNPVIAVMLGQMTYEFLHKTVKGFGVWVGMILFCFVFALIMFTHLHPAIMIVLFLGYGFFHYKLVERLMLKAVTPKKGGYPS; via the coding sequence ATGCGAACAAACCAAGTTTGGCAGCTTTACATGTCCATGGCCCGAACCGGAATCGTCGGTTTCGGCGGCGGCCCCTCCGTTATTCCACTCATTCGCCACGAGGCCGTGAAGCGGCATCAATGGATGACCGATGACGAATTCGCGGAAGTTCTTGCGATCGCCAACACGCTTCCCGGGCCGATTGCCACGAAGATGGCCGCTTATCTGGGCCACAGGCTGCTGGGTGCAGGAGGTGCGATCGGCTCCGTCCTTGCCCATATTTTACCCTCCGGTCTCGCTATTCTTGCCCTCTACACCATCGCGACTCAGTTAGCCGGCTCCCATATCGTCTCCATGATGATTGCTGCCGTCAATCCCGTCATTGCCGTCATGCTCGGCCAGATGACCTATGAATTTCTGCACAAGACGGTCAAAGGCTTCGGCGTATGGGTCGGCATGATCCTCTTCTGCTTCGTGTTCGCACTCATCATGTTCACGCATCTCCACCCGGCGATCATGATCGTCCTCTTCCTTGGCTATGGCTTCTTCCATTACAAGCTCGTTGAACGGTTGATGCTGAAGGCCGTCACGCCTAAGAAAGGCGGGTATCCTTCATGA
- a CDS encoding Lrp/AsnC family transcriptional regulator has translation MHTPNDIPVANLDDTDRKIISMLHANSRISYTDLAKEVGLSRVAVQARVNALSEDGVIERFTVVLNPERMGIQVSAFFNVEVEPLHLHNVADKLSEEPAVTSLYHMTGPSKLHMHGLFANNQEMQEFLKEKLYVLPGIMSVDTQVLINRYKSRMGMRL, from the coding sequence ATGCATACGCCGAACGATATTCCTGTCGCCAATTTGGACGATACCGACCGCAAAATCATCTCCATGCTCCATGCCAACAGCCGCATTTCCTATACCGATTTGGCCAAAGAAGTCGGCCTCTCCCGCGTTGCCGTTCAAGCCCGCGTCAATGCATTGTCGGAGGACGGCGTCATCGAACGGTTCACGGTCGTGCTGAATCCGGAGCGGATGGGCATTCAAGTATCCGCCTTCTTCAACGTGGAGGTCGAACCGCTGCATCTGCATAATGTCGCGGACAAATTGTCCGAGGAACCGGCCGTAACGAGCCTCTACCACATGACAGGGCCTTCCAAGCTGCATATGCACGGTCTCTTCGCCAACAATCAAGAGATGCAGGAGTTTCTGAAAGAGAAGCTGTACGTGCTGCCAGGCATCATGAGCGTCGACACCCAAGTGCTTATCAACCGCTACAAGAGCCGGATGGGCATGCGGCTATAG
- a CDS encoding sugar phosphate nucleotidyltransferase — MNTNACVAMLLAGGEGRRLAPLTGKMAKPAVPFGGSCRIIDYTLSNCVNSGIGQIGVLTQYMADSLHAHIGDGADWCFGDHAANIALLPSNRIGGEGYRGTADAIYQNIDFIDAQNPEHVLILSGDHIYKMDYRSMLQDHIANGADATIAVKRVPWRDASRFGILETDEQRRIVEFVEKPAKPQSNLASMGIYMFNWDALRTALLADHRNPASSGDFGIDVLPALLRNGTSLLAHAFDGYWRDVGTVESLWEAHMDLIGGKLDEHSNVKAKPWPILTRDRTPTICSYLCPNADVQGSYVHVGSSVKGEFDRSVIFGDVVVEEGADIQESILMPSVHIGANVRLSRAIIGEGAVIEDGAVIGSLSGDVTVIAPGERVAAHPRFTVKPSLLPQPLFEGRETAAADLLLGKQTYGG, encoded by the coding sequence ATGAATACGAATGCTTGTGTCGCCATGCTGCTTGCAGGTGGAGAAGGACGCCGGTTGGCACCTCTTACAGGAAAGATGGCTAAGCCCGCCGTACCTTTTGGCGGCAGTTGCCGCATTATTGATTATACGCTCAGCAACTGCGTGAATTCGGGCATCGGGCAGATCGGCGTGCTTACGCAGTACATGGCGGATTCGCTTCACGCCCACATCGGGGACGGCGCCGATTGGTGCTTCGGCGATCATGCTGCTAACATCGCTCTGCTGCCATCCAATCGCATCGGCGGGGAGGGTTACCGAGGAACCGCGGATGCGATCTATCAGAATATCGATTTTATCGATGCTCAGAATCCGGAGCATGTACTGATTCTCTCAGGCGATCACATCTATAAGATGGACTATCGCAGCATGCTGCAGGATCATATCGCAAATGGCGCGGATGCAACGATCGCCGTAAAGCGCGTCCCCTGGCGCGATGCCAGCCGATTTGGCATTTTGGAGACGGACGAACAGCGGCGAATCGTCGAATTCGTAGAGAAACCAGCCAAACCGCAGAGCAACCTGGCTTCCATGGGTATTTATATGTTCAACTGGGATGCGCTTCGGACAGCGCTGCTCGCGGACCACAGGAACCCGGCTTCGAGCGGTGATTTCGGCATCGATGTCCTTCCCGCCCTGCTAAGAAACGGGACAAGCTTGCTCGCGCACGCATTCGACGGATACTGGCGCGATGTCGGCACGGTGGAGAGTTTATGGGAAGCGCACATGGACCTGATCGGCGGCAAGCTGGATGAGCATTCGAATGTCAAAGCGAAGCCATGGCCGATTCTGACTCGGGATCGTACTCCAACGATCTGCTCCTATTTATGTCCCAACGCCGACGTGCAGGGCTCTTACGTTCATGTCGGGAGCTCAGTCAAGGGCGAGTTCGACCGCAGCGTGATATTCGGAGACGTCGTAGTTGAGGAAGGTGCTGATATTCAGGAGAGCATCCTGATGCCCAGCGTTCATATAGGCGCCAACGTGCGTCTGTCCCGTGCCATTATCGGCGAAGGTGCGGTCATCGAGGACGGAGCGGTTATCGGAAGCTTGAGCGGCGACGTCACCGTTATTGCGCCGGGCGAACGCGTCGCAGCCCATCCCCGCTTCACCGTCAAGCCGTCGCTTCTGCCGCAGCCCCTGTTCGAGGGCCGCGAGACGGCGGCGGCCGATCTGCTGCTAGGCAAGCAGACGTATGGCGGCTGA
- a CDS encoding alpha-glycosidase, whose protein sequence is MFQECFHHSSRSNWAYAYDKDTIHLRVQTKRDDVEEVTTIAGDKYDWGSFNEEIPMLRIATDHFFDYWEAAVQPKFKRFSYIFRLRQGDETVYLTEGGICADSPQPTAGYYEFPYIHEIDIFAAPEWAKSAVFYQIMPDRFANGDPGLSPDGVLDWGAAPTNESCFGGDLAGILDKLDHLTDLGVTAIYMTPIFVSPSNHKYDTVDYMRIDEHFGDNAALKQLVHACHERGIRVVLDAVFNHTSEQFAPFQDVLKHGEHSEYADWFHVRSFPAEVRDGMATYDTFGFFGQMPKLNTANSKVKKYLLDVARYWIRETNIDGWRLDVANEVDHHFWRAFRQAVKEEKADAYIIGEVWSDSRTWLLGDQFDSVMNYPFADKVLGFFTGDNLIDGRTFSEGMNNLLMRYPQGTNEVIFNLLSSHDTPRVLTRAGGNKMKLKLAAVFLMTYIGTPCIFYGDEIGMKGGDDPECRGCMIWDEAGQDRELYDFYKLLIALRKSHPALLSGRFRFLKADEGDTRIVYERLGEGEHFTVWMNPSAERTVLSHAMDTNDWHDALTGDHAPAENGEQHVALSPYGYRILMRKL, encoded by the coding sequence ATGTTTCAGGAATGCTTCCATCACTCGTCGCGCAGCAACTGGGCATACGCCTACGATAAGGACACGATTCATCTGCGGGTGCAGACCAAACGCGATGATGTCGAGGAAGTAACCACGATCGCCGGAGACAAATACGATTGGGGCAGCTTCAATGAAGAAATTCCGATGCTGCGGATCGCAACTGACCATTTCTTTGATTATTGGGAGGCGGCGGTCCAGCCGAAATTCAAGCGGTTCTCCTACATCTTCCGCCTGCGGCAGGGGGATGAGACGGTTTATTTGACGGAAGGCGGCATTTGCGCAGATTCGCCTCAGCCGACCGCGGGTTACTATGAATTTCCGTACATCCACGAAATCGATATTTTCGCAGCGCCGGAATGGGCCAAGTCCGCTGTATTCTATCAGATCATGCCTGACCGCTTCGCTAACGGGGACCCCGGGCTCAGCCCGGACGGCGTGCTGGATTGGGGCGCAGCGCCTACGAACGAGAGCTGCTTCGGCGGCGATCTGGCAGGCATTCTTGACAAGCTGGATCATCTGACCGACCTCGGCGTGACAGCGATCTATATGACGCCGATCTTTGTATCGCCCTCGAACCATAAGTACGACACGGTCGATTATATGCGAATCGATGAACACTTCGGCGATAACGCGGCCCTCAAGCAGCTCGTCCATGCCTGTCATGAGCGCGGAATCCGGGTGGTGCTCGACGCGGTGTTCAACCATACGAGCGAGCAATTTGCGCCGTTTCAGGACGTGCTGAAGCATGGCGAGCATTCCGAATACGCCGACTGGTTTCATGTGCGTTCTTTTCCCGCCGAAGTCAGAGACGGTATGGCGACCTACGATACATTCGGTTTCTTCGGCCAAATGCCGAAGCTGAATACCGCCAATTCGAAGGTCAAGAAGTACCTGCTCGACGTCGCCCGTTACTGGATCCGCGAGACGAATATCGACGGCTGGCGGCTCGATGTGGCTAACGAGGTCGATCACCACTTCTGGCGTGCGTTCCGCCAAGCCGTCAAAGAGGAGAAAGCCGATGCCTATATCATCGGCGAAGTATGGAGCGATTCGCGTACCTGGCTGCTCGGCGACCAGTTCGATTCCGTCATGAACTACCCCTTCGCCGACAAGGTGCTCGGCTTCTTCACGGGTGACAACCTCATCGATGGACGCACCTTCTCGGAGGGAATGAACAATTTGCTTATGCGCTATCCGCAAGGCACGAACGAGGTGATCTTCAACCTGCTGTCGAGCCATGATACGCCGCGGGTGCTGACCCGTGCCGGCGGCAACAAGATGAAGCTGAAGCTCGCGGCCGTGTTTCTGATGACGTACATCGGCACGCCGTGCATATTCTACGGGGATGAGATCGGCATGAAGGGCGGCGACGATCCCGAATGCCGGGGCTGCATGATTTGGGACGAAGCCGGTCAAGACCGCGAGCTGTACGACTTCTACAAGCTGCTGATCGCGCTGCGCAAGTCGCATCCCGCACTGCTGAGCGGTCGCTTCCGTTTCTTAAAGGCGGATGAAGGCGATACCCGCATCGTCTACGAACGGCTCGGCGAAGGCGAGCATTTCACCGTTTGGATGAATCCTTCCGCCGAGCGCACCGTGCTCTCCCATGCCATGGACACGAATGATTGGCATGACGCGCTAACGGGCGATCATGCGCCTGCGGAGAACGGTGAGCAGCACGTGGCGCTCTCCCCCTACGGGTACCGTATATTAATGCGTAAGCTGTAA
- a CDS encoding general stress protein, which yields MQQMKPSVQIVTTAMDALHTVQELNRRGYKQEDIYVLAHDSEQTKSLSETASANEIGMKEEGMFQAMANVFRSRGDEIRSQLQSIGLTELEAERYEEELDRGRLLVITNVH from the coding sequence ATGCAACAGATGAAACCGAGCGTTCAAATTGTGACGACAGCCATGGATGCACTGCATACCGTGCAGGAACTGAATCGAAGAGGATACAAGCAGGAGGACATTTACGTCCTTGCCCATGACAGCGAACAGACCAAATCGCTATCCGAAACGGCTTCAGCCAATGAGATCGGGATGAAGGAAGAAGGCATGTTCCAAGCGATGGCGAATGTGTTCAGATCGAGGGGCGATGAAATTCGCTCCCAGCTGCAGTCCATCGGCTTGACCGAACTGGAAGCGGAACGTTACGAAGAGGAGCTTGACCGCGGTCGTTTACTCGTCATTACGAACGTCCATTAA
- a CDS encoding SDR family NAD(P)-dependent oxidoreductase, with translation MAKSGDTGRAGNKVAFVTGAGSGIGRAAALRLAKEGAKVALVDLREDRIADVRDEILHAGGEAIAIEANISQPTEVEHATRQAVSQWDRLDIVFANAGINGTVAPIETMSPEDWSMTLDTNLKGTFLTVKYAIPFLKARGGSIIITSSINGNRVFSNFGMSAYSTSKAGQVAFMQMAALELAQFGIRVNAICPGAIRTHIDQSTHPVPGLEAIKIPVNYPEGEHPLEDGPGRAAQVADLVLFLASDESSHITGTPIFIDGAESLLRG, from the coding sequence ATGGCTAAATCGGGTGATACGGGAAGAGCGGGCAACAAAGTCGCTTTCGTTACGGGGGCGGGTTCGGGCATCGGAAGAGCCGCAGCACTGCGGCTGGCCAAGGAAGGCGCGAAGGTTGCGCTGGTCGACCTGAGGGAGGACCGCATTGCGGATGTCAGGGATGAGATTCTGCATGCCGGCGGCGAGGCTATCGCTATAGAAGCGAATATCTCGCAGCCTACCGAGGTTGAGCATGCTACCCGGCAAGCTGTGAGCCAATGGGACCGGCTCGATATTGTATTTGCCAACGCAGGTATCAATGGCACGGTTGCACCCATAGAGACGATGTCGCCGGAGGACTGGAGCATGACGCTCGATACGAACTTGAAGGGCACGTTTCTGACCGTTAAATACGCCATTCCGTTTCTTAAAGCACGCGGCGGCAGCATCATCATCACAAGCTCCATCAACGGCAATCGGGTGTTCTCCAATTTCGGCATGAGCGCGTACAGCACGTCCAAAGCCGGACAAGTCGCCTTCATGCAAATGGCTGCACTGGAGCTCGCCCAATTCGGCATTCGCGTCAATGCGATATGTCCCGGTGCCATCCGGACGCATATCGATCAGAGCACGCATCCCGTGCCGGGGCTCGAAGCAATCAAGATCCCGGTCAACTATCCGGAAGGCGAACATCCGCTGGAGGACGGTCCAGGTCGAGCAGCCCAAGTGGCTGACCTCGTACTGTTCCTCGCTTCCGACGAATCGAGTCACATTACGGGCACCCCGATCTTCATTGACGGTGCAGAGTCGCTGCTACGCGGATAA
- a CDS encoding carbohydrate ABC transporter permease, with protein MFAKSTLSDKVFDTLMYAFLCIVFLVTFYPFWNILIVSLNDATDSVRGGLYLWPRKFTLESYQSILRNSELISSVKVTALRTIVGTPLSVLAICMMAYSLSKRELIAWRFFTLFFIFTMYFGGGLIPTYMIIKSLHLIDSFWVFVFPGLIGVFLMILVRTYIEQLPPELEESARIDGANDMQIFGSIILPLCIPVLATIALFIGIGHWNAWYDSYIYTYKPSLKTLQAVLVKILNQYQTGAMVSEAEQLAQSSKRIPVSGESIRMAVTMVSTLPIILVYPFIQRFFVKGIMMGAIKS; from the coding sequence ATGTTCGCCAAAAGCACGCTCTCGGATAAAGTATTCGATACGCTCATGTACGCGTTTCTGTGCATCGTCTTCCTCGTTACCTTCTATCCCTTCTGGAACATCCTGATCGTATCGCTCAACGATGCGACGGACTCCGTCCGCGGCGGCCTCTATCTGTGGCCAAGGAAGTTCACGCTGGAGAGCTACCAATCGATTCTCCGCAATTCGGAGCTCATCAGCTCCGTGAAGGTAACCGCCCTGCGGACGATCGTCGGTACCCCGCTGTCCGTGCTTGCCATCTGCATGATGGCCTATTCACTCAGCAAACGCGAATTGATCGCCTGGCGCTTCTTCACCTTGTTCTTCATCTTCACCATGTACTTCGGCGGCGGCTTGATTCCGACCTACATGATCATCAAATCACTTCATCTGATCGATTCGTTCTGGGTTTTTGTATTCCCCGGGCTGATCGGGGTCTTCCTCATGATTCTGGTGCGTACGTATATCGAGCAGCTGCCTCCCGAGCTGGAAGAGTCGGCCCGCATCGACGGCGCCAACGATATGCAAATCTTCGGAAGCATCATTCTTCCGCTCTGCATCCCGGTGCTCGCCACCATTGCGCTGTTCATTGGCATCGGCCACTGGAATGCCTGGTACGATTCCTATATTTATACCTACAAGCCGTCGCTGAAGACGCTGCAGGCCGTGCTTGTGAAGATTCTGAACCAGTACCAGACCGGCGCCATGGTGTCCGAAGCGGAGCAGCTGGCTCAATCCTCGAAGCGCATCCCGGTATCCGGCGAGAGCATCCGCATGGCGGTTACGATGGTCTCCACACTGCCGATCATTCTGGTTTATCCGTTTATCCAGCGTTTCTTCGTGAAAGGAATCATGATGGGCGCGATCAAAAGCTAG
- a CDS encoding sugar ABC transporter permease, protein METAVTTIRTKKEAAKKNFTHRIKEQRYLLLMLLPAIVWAVLFAYLPMAGLYMAFINYQPALGNFWSNMFQGEFVGMKWFTYFFNNGDFFIIMRNTLASTLLTLVVSFPIPIIIAIAVNEIKGAAFKKTVQTVSYLPHFISWVIAANIIVTVLSSDGIVNNVLKWLHITRDSILFLSEGKYFWWIVAFGNTWKEMGYSSIIYLAAISSINLDLYEAAKVDGAGRFKQIIYVTLPHLKPTIVILLIFSLGGVLNAGFDQHFLLGNGLNQDYSDVLSTYSFRYGLQNSMFSYASAVGLFNSVVAFIIIVIVNYASKKFNNQSLF, encoded by the coding sequence ATGGAAACGGCTGTTACGACAATTCGCACCAAGAAAGAGGCGGCCAAGAAGAATTTCACGCACCGGATCAAGGAACAGCGGTATCTCCTGCTTATGCTCCTTCCCGCGATTGTATGGGCGGTTCTATTTGCCTACCTGCCGATGGCCGGACTCTACATGGCCTTTATTAATTACCAGCCCGCGCTCGGCAATTTCTGGAGCAATATGTTCCAAGGCGAGTTCGTCGGGATGAAGTGGTTCACCTATTTCTTCAACAACGGCGATTTCTTCATCATCATGCGAAATACGCTTGCTTCGACGCTGCTTACACTCGTCGTGTCCTTCCCCATTCCGATCATCATTGCCATCGCTGTCAATGAAATCAAAGGCGCCGCGTTCAAGAAAACGGTGCAGACCGTCTCTTACCTGCCGCATTTTATTTCCTGGGTAATCGCCGCGAACATCATCGTTACGGTGCTCTCCTCGGACGGTATCGTGAACAATGTGCTGAAATGGCTGCATATTACCCGTGACAGCATTTTGTTTCTGTCGGAGGGCAAATATTTCTGGTGGATCGTTGCCTTCGGCAATACGTGGAAGGAAATGGGCTACAGCTCGATCATTTATTTGGCCGCAATCTCGTCGATCAATTTGGATCTGTACGAAGCCGCCAAGGTGGACGGGGCCGGCCGGTTCAAGCAAATTATCTACGTCACGCTGCCGCACTTGAAGCCGACCATCGTCATCCTGCTGATCTTCTCGCTCGGAGGCGTGCTAAATGCCGGCTTTGATCAGCATTTCCTGCTCGGCAACGGCCTGAACCAGGATTATTCCGACGTACTCTCCACGTACTCGTTCCGTTATGGTTTGCAAAACTCCATGTTCTCCTATGCATCGGCCGTCGGTTTGTTCAACTCCGTCGTGGCATTCATCATCATCGTGATCGTCAATTACGCCTCCAAGAAGTTCAACAACCAATCGCTATTCTAA
- a CDS encoding response regulator, protein MLTIFLVEDETIELNLMVNHMNWADMGIEVIGSAKNGKKAWEQIQVLQPDIVLSDVRMPFMDGLQLASLIQERYDWIKVVFLSGHDEFTYVKSALHTGAVGYLLKPIDRRELSAVMAKVKAEVEKAKLLRRSKEMLIENQVETLLTAEDGGSREQAWLELTGMYPAYTDLKFVIALINLDGYAARRAVDPQAGQEAVRITSLLKELLEVRRVEGTVIRLQEQEWLLALPCAAEGDGYAFLWEETARTVELASALTATIGVCDKANTLQEGRSMYETARRAVRERFLLGPGHVVLASKLRDRLDLELSGEERAQSGRLDRLDLSDREGAGEAVRHYYDVMIRLRAAEAHVRQGTGELLRAIDTEYAKYEDRAGLRAVGERSDWQKAVERAESIGEIRDITLDMVNRICIHIESRQQDHHMLLVQQVMDIIDNEYFDSLTIDYLAGKVYLSPNYLRVLFKEKKGCTIHEYLTAIRLNKSLELLRDRTLKIHEVARKVGYDNTSYFCSFFYKTQGVTPNEYRKKFL, encoded by the coding sequence TTGCTGACGATATTTCTGGTGGAGGATGAAACCATCGAGCTGAATTTGATGGTGAACCATATGAATTGGGCGGATATGGGGATCGAGGTTATCGGCTCGGCGAAGAACGGCAAGAAGGCGTGGGAGCAAATCCAAGTGCTGCAGCCTGATATCGTGCTGTCCGACGTGCGCATGCCGTTCATGGACGGACTCCAGCTGGCCTCTCTCATTCAAGAACGATATGACTGGATCAAGGTCGTTTTCCTAAGCGGACACGATGAATTTACATACGTCAAATCCGCGCTGCATACAGGCGCGGTCGGGTACCTGCTCAAGCCGATCGACCGCAGGGAGCTATCCGCCGTCATGGCCAAAGTAAAGGCGGAGGTAGAGAAGGCGAAGCTGCTTCGCCGTTCCAAGGAAATGCTGATCGAGAACCAAGTCGAAACGCTGCTCACGGCAGAAGACGGCGGGAGCCGTGAACAAGCCTGGCTGGAGCTGACCGGGATGTACCCGGCTTATACGGACTTGAAATTTGTAATCGCTTTAATAAATTTGGACGGATATGCCGCTCGGCGTGCTGTCGACCCGCAGGCCGGACAAGAGGCGGTCCGTATAACGTCCCTGTTGAAGGAACTGCTCGAAGTCCGCCGAGTCGAGGGAACCGTGATCAGACTGCAGGAGCAGGAGTGGCTGCTTGCGCTGCCCTGTGCCGCCGAAGGCGATGGCTATGCTTTCCTCTGGGAGGAAACAGCGCGCACGGTCGAACTTGCAAGCGCTTTAACGGCGACAATCGGCGTATGCGACAAAGCGAATACGCTGCAGGAGGGCCGCTCGATGTACGAAACGGCAAGGCGTGCGGTGCGTGAACGTTTCCTGCTTGGGCCGGGGCATGTGGTGCTGGCATCCAAGCTGCGCGACCGGCTGGACTTGGAGCTCAGCGGCGAGGAACGCGCGCAGTCCGGAAGGCTCGATCGGCTCGATTTGTCGGACCGCGAAGGGGCCGGCGAGGCGGTGCGGCATTATTACGATGTAATGATTCGGCTCCGCGCTGCCGAAGCGCATGTGCGCCAAGGAACGGGGGAACTGCTGCGTGCCATTGATACCGAATATGCCAAATACGAGGACAGGGCGGGGCTAAGGGCTGTTGGTGAACGAAGCGACTGGCAGAAGGCCGTCGAGCGCGCGGAGTCGATTGGAGAGATCAGGGATATCACGCTGGACATGGTCAACCGGATTTGCATCCATATCGAGAGCAGGCAGCAGGATCACCATATGCTGCTGGTGCAGCAGGTGATGGATATCATCGACAACGAATACTTCGATTCGCTGACGATCGACTATTTGGCGGGCAAAGTCTATCTGTCTCCGAATTATTTGCGCGTGCTGTTCAAGGAGAAGAAGGGCTGCACCATCCACGAGTATTTGACGGCGATCCGGCTGAACAAATCGCTGGAGCTCCTTCGCGACCGTACGCTCAAAATCCATGAAGTCGCCCGGAAGGTCGGCTACGACAATACGTCCTACTTCTGCTCGTTCTTCTACAAAACGCAAGGAGTCACGCCGAATGAATATCGCAAGAAGTTTCTATAA
- a CDS encoding sensor histidine kinase, with product MNIARSFYNPLSRVYMNLVNKRYRSKLFLVFLLVTIVPVSVLVSYAYHTIKDQLISQAVDNVGSTMDQINNNIENKLDLYSQISTLIYLDTELRNYLVNPYKKNDVFVLDAFDYINKSLYKILAMNPNLKAITIYSNNNSLNSDGFFIKHMEELPPALVQQSLHAEGQITNFYLNSTAANGKVILLARSLNYLSLNYPYGILTMEISEWELYSLIEKENKNKAIYVSDANGNIITSSIKNSPYRKVSDIVPSGADTDALNKGSIVYSDIAGEPSILVQKSLPNGWKTFVVLPYDELIKQASSASRKMLYISLACIALAIVLIYATSQLMTKRFEWLLQQIRKVERGNFDVHLPRMGTDEVGQLSFALRKMAVTIQDLINDVYKKEISQKEAEMDSLQAQISPHFLYNTLASISALAVAGNNRDSHLMADDLAKFYRISLSKGKKSIPIEQEIRLTEHYLAIQRVRFEGLFGVHFVLDESLLHYTVPKLILQPFIENCINHAMWDEENGIHIVIKLMEEGDDFVLAVIDDGMGIPREVMARMREKPDQALGYGIYNVHKRIQLAFGERYGVQVHSRLGMGTAVYIRMPKAR from the coding sequence ATGAATATCGCAAGAAGTTTCTATAATCCGCTGTCGCGCGTCTATATGAATCTGGTCAACAAGCGGTACCGCAGCAAGCTGTTTCTCGTCTTCCTGTTGGTTACGATCGTGCCGGTCTCAGTTCTCGTGTCGTACGCCTACCATACGATCAAGGACCAGCTGATCAGCCAGGCGGTCGACAACGTCGGCAGCACGATGGACCAAATCAACAACAACATCGAGAACAAGCTTGATCTGTATTCGCAAATTTCCACGCTGATTTATTTGGACACGGAGCTTCGCAATTATTTGGTGAATCCGTATAAGAAGAACGATGTGTTCGTGCTGGACGCCTTCGATTACATCAACAAGTCGCTGTACAAGATTTTGGCCATGAACCCGAACTTGAAGGCGATCACGATCTACTCGAACAACAATTCGCTCAATTCGGACGGGTTCTTCATTAAGCATATGGAGGAGCTTCCGCCGGCCTTGGTCCAGCAGTCGCTTCATGCGGAGGGGCAGATCACGAACTTTTACTTGAACAGCACGGCCGCGAACGGGAAGGTCATCCTTCTGGCGCGGTCGCTTAACTATTTGAGCCTCAATTATCCGTACGGCATCCTGACGATGGAAATCTCCGAGTGGGAGCTCTATTCCCTGATCGAGAAGGAGAACAAGAATAAGGCGATCTACGTCTCCGATGCGAACGGCAATATCATCACCTCCAGCATCAAAAATTCCCCGTATCGGAAAGTTTCCGACATCGTGCCGAGCGGCGCGGACACGGATGCGCTGAACAAGGGCTCCATCGTCTACAGCGACATTGCCGGAGAACCGTCGATTCTGGTTCAGAAATCGCTGCCTAACGGGTGGAAAACGTTCGTGGTGCTTCCCTATGATGAGCTGATCAAGCAAGCGTCGAGCGCCTCCCGAAAAATGCTCTATATCTCCTTGGCTTGCATTGCCCTGGCGATCGTCTTGATTTACGCGACGAGCCAGCTGATGACGAAGCGCTTCGAATGGCTGCTGCAGCAAATCCGCAAGGTGGAACGGGGGAATTTCGATGTGCACCTGCCGCGGATGGGAACGGACGAAGTGGGACAGTTGTCTTTTGCGCTGAGGAAAATGGCGGTGACGATTCAGGATTTGATCAACGACGTGTACAAGAAGGAAATTTCGCAGAAAGAAGCGGAGATGGACAGCCTGCAGGCGCAAATTTCGCCCCATTTTCTCTATAACACGCTTGCCTCCATCTCTGCGCTTGCGGTCGCGGGCAACAACCGGGACAGCCATCTGATGGCGGATGACCTAGCGAAATTCTACCGGATCTCGCTCAGCAAGGGTAAGAAAAGCATTCCGATCGAGCAGGAAATCCGCTTGACCGAGCATTACCTCGCCATCCAGAGGGTCAGGTTCGAGGGGCTGTTTGGCGTGCATTTCGTGCTGGACGAGTCCCTGCTTCATTACACGGTGCCGAAGCTGATTCTGCAGCCGTTCATCGAGAACTGCATCAATCATGCCATGTGGGACGAGGAGAACGGCATTCATATCGTAATCAAGCTGATGGAAGAAGGCGACGACTTTGTGCTGGCTGTGATCGACGACGGGATGGGAATCCCCCGCGAGGTGATGGCGCGCATGCGGGAGAAGCCGGATCAAGCGCTTGGTTACGGCATCTATAACGTCCATAAGCGTATCCAGCTGGCGTTCGGAGAGCGTTATGGCGTGCAGGTGCATAGCAGGCTGGGGATGGGTACGGCGGTATACATTCGGATGCCGAAGGCGCGGTGA